A stretch of Faecalibacterium duncaniae DNA encodes these proteins:
- a CDS encoding alpha/beta fold hydrolase has translation MKFLYLHGLGQKPDSWDRVIKETTVSDRSASLSLAEMLEGKAATYKELYTAFSEECNKENDEIVLCGLSLGAVLALNYAIDHPNKVKALVLIAAQYKMPEKLLKFQNMLFRFMPNTMFKQFGLKKADVISLCGTMTELDFRDSLCKVSCPALIVCGEKDNANKKASKELAGYLSDSHFHELLKTGHEANIESPEELATVLQEFYDNVE, from the coding sequence ATGAAGTTTTTATACTTGCATGGGTTGGGACAAAAACCAGACAGTTGGGACAGAGTAATAAAAGAAACGACGGTCTCGGATAGAAGCGCCAGCTTGAGCTTGGCAGAGATGCTGGAAGGAAAAGCGGCCACTTATAAGGAGCTGTATACTGCATTCTCAGAAGAGTGCAACAAGGAAAATGACGAAATCGTTTTGTGCGGGCTTTCCTTGGGTGCTGTTCTGGCACTGAATTATGCGATAGACCATCCGAATAAAGTAAAGGCACTGGTGCTAATTGCAGCACAATATAAAATGCCTGAAAAGCTATTGAAGTTCCAGAATATGCTGTTTCGCTTTATGCCGAATACAATGTTCAAGCAATTTGGCCTCAAAAAAGCAGATGTGATCAGTTTGTGCGGTACGATGACGGAATTGGATTTCAGGGATTCATTATGTAAGGTGTCCTGTCCGGCATTGATCGTTTGTGGGGAAAAGGACAACGCAAACAAAAAAGCCTCAAAGGAACTTGCCGGTTATTTGAGCGATTCCCACTTCCATGAACTTTTGAAAACAGGCCATGAAGCAAACATAGAATCTCCGGAGGAATTGGCAACAGTGTTACAGGAATTTTATGATAATGTCGAATAA
- a CDS encoding class I SAM-dependent methyltransferase — MSFFENTRKPVGLGGKIMVAMMNFGHSAMAEWGLRFLQPAPDAMVLDCGCGGGANIKTLLKLCPNGKVQGIDYSAVSVEKARKVNARAIAAGRCTVQQASVAELPFEAEQFDVVTAFETVYFWPELAQNFREVYRVLKPGGIFFICNEANGETTKDDKWTRIIDGMTIYTDTALKGYLEKAGFCQIQSHKNKKGWLCITAQK; from the coding sequence ATGTCCTTTTTTGAAAACACCCGAAAGCCCGTAGGCCTTGGCGGGAAGATCATGGTTGCTATGATGAACTTTGGACACAGCGCAATGGCAGAATGGGGGCTGCGCTTTTTACAGCCTGCCCCGGATGCCATGGTGCTGGACTGCGGCTGCGGCGGTGGAGCGAACATTAAAACGCTGTTGAAACTGTGCCCCAACGGCAAGGTGCAGGGCATCGACTATTCGGCAGTCAGTGTAGAAAAAGCGCGAAAAGTCAATGCCAGAGCCATTGCGGCAGGACGGTGTACCGTGCAACAGGCAAGTGTGGCAGAGCTGCCGTTTGAAGCGGAGCAGTTTGATGTGGTGACCGCCTTTGAGACGGTCTATTTCTGGCCGGAGCTTGCGCAGAATTTCCGAGAGGTCTATCGGGTGCTGAAGCCAGGCGGAATCTTTTTCATCTGTAACGAAGCAAACGGCGAAACGACAAAAGACGACAAATGGACGCGGATCATCGATGGTATGACCATCTATACGGATACTGCACTGAAAGGGTATCTGGAAAAAGCAGGATTTTGTCAGATTCAGAGCCACAAAAATAAAAAGGGCTGGCTTTGCATCACAGCACAGAAATGA
- a CDS encoding FMN-binding protein, whose product MNKKRCHTLLPLVQLLPTVATAAAVLFALSRTVPVLAAVPEKLKTVVEQPVEAASSEAEEETLPKLPYADGVYVGSSRGYGGAVRVQVTMENGSITEVEILDASHETKQFLRRAKRLLTTVVETQSWEVDAVSEATYTSRGILGAVQNALTGEVVNNPLPPQPKPAATLVVEEFTAPSIYLDGIYTAEAMGFEGQITVQVTVAEDKITDITILSAEDEEEYLSRAKQVIPAILEGQSPNVDTVSGATYSSTGILNAVKLALAKAAVAPAEETAPEQTASEETAEETAPSEAAKLGETPVTAPTVEVVQPEEESAVPVWLKEVWQQLFPADAPASSEPASSEEVLPTSEPALPPEETGIESETEGAAE is encoded by the coding sequence ATGAACAAAAAACGATGCCATACACTGCTGCCGCTAGTGCAGCTGCTCCCGACGGTGGCGACAGCGGCAGCTGTACTTTTTGCTCTGTCCCGCACCGTTCCGGTGCTGGCCGCCGTACCGGAAAAGCTGAAAACCGTGGTGGAGCAGCCTGTGGAAGCCGCTTCCTCCGAAGCGGAGGAAGAAACCCTGCCCAAGCTGCCCTATGCCGACGGCGTTTACGTCGGCTCTTCCCGGGGCTACGGCGGTGCCGTCCGAGTACAGGTCACCATGGAAAACGGCAGCATCACGGAGGTGGAGATCTTGGACGCATCCCACGAGACCAAGCAGTTTCTGCGGCGTGCCAAGCGGCTTTTGACCACCGTGGTGGAGACTCAGAGCTGGGAGGTGGATGCCGTTTCCGAGGCCACCTACACCAGCCGGGGCATTCTGGGCGCAGTGCAGAACGCCCTGACCGGCGAGGTGGTCAACAATCCCCTGCCGCCCCAGCCAAAGCCCGCTGCAACGCTTGTGGTGGAGGAATTTACGGCTCCCTCCATCTACTTGGACGGCATCTACACAGCCGAAGCCATGGGCTTTGAGGGACAGATCACAGTGCAGGTCACGGTGGCAGAGGATAAGATCACCGATATCACGATCCTGAGCGCCGAGGACGAGGAGGAATATCTCTCCCGGGCAAAACAGGTCATCCCCGCCATTCTGGAGGGACAAAGCCCCAACGTGGATACTGTTTCCGGCGCCACCTACTCCTCCACCGGAATTCTGAACGCAGTCAAGCTGGCACTGGCAAAGGCCGCTGTTGCCCCGGCAGAGGAAACCGCTCCGGAGCAGACTGCATCGGAAGAGACGGCAGAGGAAACCGCACCGTCTGAAGCAGCAAAGCTCGGGGAAACGCCGGTCACCGCGCCCACCGTGGAGGTGGTGCAGCCGGAGGAAGAGAGCGCCGTTCCCGTGTGGCTCAAGGAAGTATGGCAGCAGCTTTTCCCGGCAGATGCACCGGCTTCCTCTGAACCGGCATCTTCTGAGGAAGTGCTGCCGACATCCGAGCCGGCACTGCCGCCGGAAGAGACCGGGATTGAATCTGAAACGGAAGGAGCAGCAGAATGA
- a CDS encoding 4Fe-4S binding protein, protein MMEKTQAKPLTAAQQRQRDKKRRTWLRTGVQLFFFVSMPGAFVAGFSGVKQIFLHIGAGEVLSVDSFTLSLLGLCGFTLLFDRFFCGYACAFGSLGDAVWALSGLIQKKLFHRKKQLRLPERAVLLGQKVKYLLLAWLVALYVTRQEKMLTGASPWEVFSRLTALHLPPEGFGVGIGLLVLILLGMAVQPRFFCQFLCPMGAVFALLPVLPFARLHRQSDGCIPGCNACKQQCPVCLKLEETSLRSGECIACEACVGTCPKQNIHRWDMALCKSLWLPVLGKALLFFLLGCWLGFCRFI, encoded by the coding sequence ATGATGGAAAAAACACAGGCAAAGCCTTTAACAGCGGCGCAGCAGCGTCAGCGGGACAAAAAGCGCCGTACATGGCTGCGCACCGGGGTGCAGTTGTTCTTCTTTGTGTCCATGCCGGGCGCATTCGTGGCCGGGTTTTCCGGGGTAAAACAGATCTTTCTGCACATCGGTGCAGGCGAGGTGCTCTCTGTGGACAGCTTCACACTTTCCCTGCTGGGGCTGTGCGGCTTCACCCTGCTTTTCGACCGTTTTTTCTGTGGGTACGCCTGCGCCTTCGGCAGCTTGGGCGATGCCGTCTGGGCGCTTTCCGGGCTGATTCAGAAAAAGCTGTTCCACCGCAAAAAGCAGCTCCGTCTGCCAGAGCGGGCGGTGCTTTTGGGGCAGAAGGTCAAATATCTGCTGCTGGCATGGCTGGTAGCACTGTATGTGACCCGGCAGGAAAAGATGCTGACCGGCGCAAGCCCGTGGGAGGTGTTTTCCCGCCTGACGGCTCTGCATCTGCCGCCGGAGGGCTTTGGTGTGGGCATCGGGCTGCTTGTGCTCATTTTGCTGGGTATGGCGGTGCAGCCCCGGTTCTTCTGTCAGTTCCTCTGCCCCATGGGAGCGGTGTTTGCCCTGCTGCCGGTGCTGCCATTTGCGCGGCTGCACCGGCAGAGCGACGGCTGCATCCCGGGCTGCAATGCCTGTAAACAGCAGTGCCCGGTGTGCCTGAAGCTGGAGGAAACCAGCCTGCGCAGCGGGGAATGCATCGCCTGTGAAGCCTGCGTTGGCACCTGCCCCAAGCAGAACATCCACCGGTGGGATATGGCCCTGTGCAAGAGCCTGTGGCTGCCGGTGCTGGGTAAGGCGCTGCTCTTCTTCCTGCTGGGCTGCTGGCTGGGCTTTTGCCGATTCATCTGA
- a CDS encoding L-2-amino-thiazoline-4-carboxylic acid hydrolase, with product MKETYLSRDFRETVALRFPARAKELNTAFDIRLSALLAENAGASKEKQYHLKRQILPGISAYETLQRVMPKEEALQTVHGYVEHLARTSHKQLAALLHIPGLYRLVPGVFVKSTRSVFGPAAGFAPKELQTGNGVWRVDMMKCPYHDTCAEYGCPELCRCFCDSDDISYTGLHPKLIWERSMTLGRGNDRCDFCMKVR from the coding sequence ATGAAGGAAACCTATCTCTCCCGTGATTTCCGGGAGACTGTGGCACTGCGCTTTCCCGCGCGGGCAAAGGAACTGAACACCGCTTTCGATATACGCCTGAGTGCGTTGCTGGCTGAAAATGCGGGTGCAAGCAAGGAAAAGCAATATCACCTCAAGCGGCAGATATTGCCGGGCATTTCGGCCTACGAGACCTTGCAGCGGGTCATGCCGAAAGAGGAGGCACTGCAAACCGTTCACGGCTATGTGGAGCACTTGGCGAGAACGAGCCACAAACAGCTTGCCGCCCTGCTGCACATACCGGGGCTTTACCGCCTTGTTCCCGGCGTTTTCGTCAAATCCACCCGGAGCGTTTTCGGCCCGGCGGCGGGCTTTGCCCCAAAAGAACTGCAGACCGGTAACGGCGTCTGGCGTGTGGATATGATGAAGTGTCCCTATCACGACACCTGCGCAGAATACGGCTGCCCGGAGCTGTGCCGCTGCTTTTGTGACAGTGATGACATCAGCTATACCGGGCTGCATCCGAAGCTGATCTGGGAGAGAAGCATGACGCTAGGGCGTGGAAATGACCGTTGCGATTTCTGCATGAAGGTCAGATAA
- a CDS encoding FMN-binding protein: MKYKNFLLRAVNLLLILGVLWQYQQVALIRAAAVSQRKQEIAEVEAYNASVLQAQSAAQAEQSGYRDGIYEGSAYGFGDVIRVSVTIQNGKMTDIAVLDASGEDKPYYKQALPLLDEMLAVQSAEVDTVSGATLTAEGLIGAVENALGKAAG; encoded by the coding sequence ATGAAATACAAAAATTTTCTCCTCCGGGCGGTGAACCTGCTGCTAATTTTGGGGGTACTGTGGCAATACCAGCAGGTGGCGCTGATCCGGGCGGCAGCGGTAAGCCAGCGCAAGCAGGAAATTGCCGAAGTTGAAGCCTACAATGCTTCCGTTTTGCAGGCGCAGAGCGCAGCACAGGCAGAGCAGAGCGGCTACCGGGACGGCATCTATGAGGGCAGCGCCTATGGTTTTGGCGATGTCATTCGGGTGTCGGTGACTATCCAGAACGGAAAAATGACCGATATTGCGGTGCTGGATGCTTCCGGCGAGGATAAGCCCTACTATAAGCAGGCGCTGCCTTTGCTGGACGAGATGCTGGCAGTGCAGTCTGCTGAGGTGGACACCGTTTCCGGCGCTACCCTCACGGCAGAAGGACTTATCGGTGCGGTAGAGAACGCACTGGGAAAGGCGGCAGGATGA
- a CDS encoding alpha/beta fold hydrolase, which yields MKFKTLGNRNAPAVLFFHAMGVTGESSEPVANYLQDRYFCILPTSTVYCKGQKYVSKADEVRQVEEYLKSQGVERLELVVASSIGADLAMAFLTGTKLPIGHVFFDGGQFAQIGKGTRRMMTPFLYLAIKSLYWSKSGTLKKILWCDDDSIKPYFIAAGKNLTYTNLRRQILDSLEDKPFPALSEELQKHLYFEFGSIEDHFKYRQAVIEAYPCGNYPIFEGYDHMQYQIRDPKGFAEMLAFIAEQDGMPKLPFIRK from the coding sequence ATGAAGTTTAAGACATTGGGAAATCGGAATGCTCCCGCTGTTTTGTTTTTTCACGCAATGGGCGTGACGGGGGAGAGCAGCGAACCGGTTGCAAACTATTTACAGGATCGGTATTTCTGCATTTTACCTACCTCCACCGTGTACTGCAAAGGGCAGAAATATGTCAGCAAGGCGGACGAGGTTCGTCAGGTGGAAGAATACCTGAAATCGCAGGGGGTGGAACGCCTTGAACTGGTTGTGGCTTCTTCGATCGGTGCTGACCTTGCCATGGCGTTTTTGACAGGCACGAAGCTGCCCATCGGACATGTTTTCTTTGACGGCGGGCAGTTTGCACAAATCGGAAAAGGTACGCGCCGCATGATGACACCGTTTCTGTATCTGGCCATCAAGAGCCTGTACTGGTCAAAGAGCGGCACATTGAAAAAGATCCTGTGGTGTGACGATGATTCCATAAAGCCGTATTTTATAGCCGCAGGGAAAAATCTGACCTACACAAATTTGCGGCGACAGATTCTGGACAGCCTGGAGGATAAACCCTTTCCAGCACTTTCCGAAGAACTGCAAAAGCATCTCTATTTCGAGTTTGGCAGCATAGAAGATCATTTCAAATACCGTCAAGCGGTGATAGAAGCCTATCCCTGCGGCAATTACCCCATATTTGAAGGATACGATCACATGCAATATCAGATTCGTGATCCGAAGGGCTTTGCTGAAATGCTGGCATTTATCGCTGAGCAGGACGGTATGCCGAAGCTGCCGTTTATCAGAAAGTGA
- a CDS encoding MBL fold metallo-hydrolase gives MSKKATEFQRKAMSWMYRGKEIFKPLNTGWIDKNVACVREWVANIFFYRKGDTTIMVDAGYNYDRLAEKMGWLGIDPKSIHHILITHQDTDHVGAVEADSPGLFRNANLYIGEIENRYLIGEARRKVIYHLYKLPQVTIYNEKQLLHDGEAFDIDGVRIECFLVPGHTWGHVVYLIDDKYLFTGDTLWFGADGGYSFISSLAEDNKLAVQSLAELERKLRARGLHPYFITGHTGWTDNFAFAFAHKDKCCSPFKKRVHDPSAPYDAYDESDDTEENAKSGFLKGVGR, from the coding sequence ATGTCGAAAAAAGCAACGGAATTTCAAAGAAAAGCAATGAGCTGGATGTACCGGGGCAAGGAAATCTTCAAGCCTTTGAACACCGGCTGGATCGACAAGAATGTTGCCTGCGTGCGCGAATGGGTGGCGAACATCTTCTTCTACCGCAAAGGCGATACGACCATTATGGTCGATGCGGGATATAACTACGACCGCCTTGCCGAAAAAATGGGCTGGCTTGGGATTGATCCGAAGTCGATACACCATATTCTTATCACCCATCAGGACACCGACCATGTGGGTGCGGTGGAAGCAGACAGTCCGGGGCTGTTCCGGAATGCGAATCTGTACATCGGCGAGATCGAGAACCGGTATCTGATCGGAGAAGCACGCCGCAAGGTTATTTATCATCTCTATAAGCTGCCGCAAGTGACCATCTACAACGAAAAGCAGCTGCTTCACGATGGAGAGGCCTTTGATATTGACGGCGTCAGGATCGAGTGTTTTCTGGTTCCCGGTCATACATGGGGACATGTGGTCTACCTCATTGACGATAAGTACCTTTTTACTGGCGACACGCTGTGGTTTGGCGCGGACGGCGGCTACAGCTTCATTTCCTCGCTGGCGGAGGACAATAAGCTGGCTGTGCAGTCACTGGCGGAGCTGGAGCGGAAACTGCGCGCACGTGGGCTGCATCCATATTTCATCACCGGTCACACGGGATGGACGGACAATTTTGCCTTTGCGTTTGCCCACAAGGACAAGTGCTGTTCACCATTCAAAAAACGAGTACACGACCCATCGGCGCCCTATGATGCCTACGACGAATCGGACGACACCGAAGAAAATGCAAAGAGCGGTTTTCTGAAAGGCGTGGGAAGATGA
- a CDS encoding class I SAM-dependent methyltransferase — protein MKYKIEKNTVQETLILPLYSRKLCTELYPNLYRDETAVHLIDQIDYDFSEAEKNSRSLMQRFGALEVAMRQNDLAFEVQAYLKTHPCAAVVNLGCGLDNTGRACDNGRCKIYNLDFPDVIALRQQLLPAGEREQNIPCDLKDPAWFDKIDASGGAVFFASGVFYYFLTQQVKALVQGMADAFPGGVLVFDAANRTAVKMIAKTWLRTAKIKDVGAYFAVSDAPKEIGEWDSRLQVTSRGYMLGYNDLKDPSVSGFFRFLAKVGDNGMKMQIVKIRFGGKK, from the coding sequence ATGAAATACAAAATCGAGAAAAACACCGTGCAGGAGACGCTGATCCTCCCGCTGTATTCCCGGAAGCTGTGCACCGAACTGTACCCAAACCTTTATCGGGACGAAACAGCGGTGCATCTGATCGACCAGATCGACTACGACTTTTCAGAGGCAGAGAAAAACTCCCGCAGCCTGATGCAGCGGTTCGGTGCGCTGGAGGTCGCCATGCGGCAGAATGACCTTGCCTTTGAGGTGCAGGCATACCTGAAAACGCACCCCTGCGCGGCAGTGGTCAATCTGGGCTGCGGGCTGGATAACACCGGCAGAGCCTGCGACAACGGCAGATGCAAGATCTACAATCTGGACTTTCCGGATGTGATTGCCTTGCGGCAGCAGCTGCTGCCCGCCGGGGAGCGGGAGCAAAACATCCCCTGCGACCTGAAAGACCCCGCATGGTTTGACAAGATCGATGCCTCCGGCGGGGCGGTGTTTTTTGCCTCCGGGGTGTTCTATTACTTCCTGACCCAGCAGGTCAAGGCGCTGGTGCAGGGGATGGCGGACGCTTTCCCCGGCGGAGTGCTGGTCTTTGATGCTGCCAACCGCACGGCGGTAAAGATGATTGCCAAAACATGGCTCAGAACGGCAAAAATCAAGGATGTGGGAGCATATTTCGCGGTTTCGGATGCCCCCAAGGAGATTGGCGAGTGGGACAGCCGTCTGCAGGTCACAAGCCGCGGCTATATGCTGGGTTACAACGATTTGAAAGATCCTTCCGTCAGCGGCTTTTTCCGATTCCTCGCAAAGGTTGGAGACAACGGGATGAAAATGCAGATCGTGAAGATCAGATTTGGAGGCAAGAAATGA
- a CDS encoding ketopantoate reductase family protein, translated as MKILVYGAGVLGCNLARNLLRAGKDVTLLARGNWAAEIKQNGLRIKDKFSLRTSVSRIPVVTELAPDAMYDVIFVVLRYTQLDSVLDTLRANRTKNIVFVGNNVQTKALAAALPEKNVLFAFALSAGHREVDRVVSIDLKKITIGQLPGAISNKQLIGRIFHGTKYKVVYEPNMEDYLLCHAAFVMPAAFACYKTDGDLKKLRGDTAYLNRVLDANIEGYRAIRDAGHTILPKEDADFEGEKYRKTCLRFFKLMCATSLGKLCASDHAMNAIDEMSALNRDLKKFFDEHGAAYPVWQALETEAGRYLQ; from the coding sequence ATGAAGATTCTGGTATATGGTGCAGGCGTTCTGGGGTGCAATCTGGCAAGAAATCTGCTGCGCGCCGGAAAGGATGTCACTCTGCTTGCGCGGGGAAACTGGGCTGCGGAGATCAAGCAGAACGGCCTGCGGATCAAGGACAAATTTTCGCTCCGCACCTCGGTCAGCCGCATTCCGGTGGTGACTGAACTTGCACCGGATGCAATGTACGATGTGATCTTTGTGGTCCTGCGCTATACACAGCTGGATTCCGTTCTGGACACGCTGCGGGCGAACCGGACGAAGAACATCGTTTTTGTGGGCAACAACGTACAGACAAAAGCATTGGCGGCGGCACTTCCGGAAAAGAACGTCCTGTTTGCCTTTGCGCTTTCTGCGGGGCATCGGGAGGTTGACCGGGTTGTCTCCATCGACCTGAAAAAGATCACCATCGGACAGCTGCCGGGTGCAATCTCCAATAAACAGCTGATCGGGCGCATCTTCCACGGCACAAAATATAAGGTCGTTTACGAGCCGAACATGGAGGACTATCTGCTCTGCCATGCCGCGTTTGTGATGCCTGCGGCCTTCGCCTGCTATAAGACAGACGGCGACCTGAAAAAGCTCAGGGGCGATACCGCGTACCTGAACCGTGTGCTGGATGCCAACATCGAGGGATACCGCGCCATCCGAGATGCCGGGCACACCATTCTGCCCAAGGAGGATGCAGACTTTGAAGGGGAGAAATACCGCAAGACCTGCCTGCGCTTTTTCAAGCTGATGTGCGCCACCTCGCTGGGAAAACTCTGCGCCTCCGACCATGCCATGAACGCCATCGACGAAATGAGTGCGCTGAACCGGGATCTTAAGAAATTTTTCGATGAACATGGCGCAGCCTACCCGGTATGGCAGGCACTGGAAACGGAAGCCGGGAGGTATCTGCAATGA
- a CDS encoding L-2-amino-thiazoline-4-carboxylic acid hydrolase, whose protein sequence is MKDSELQIDRNCHVLYSKPCKKEILAKITLHYPEVEREVVWEQVQLRYAELLSKWRTDLGGKKNFHNGVGGTYDCIAIMCFYDVCRDVVTFREMEEIEGNLILPSFRKLKFVNCNMPFWKKLMHIAFLRAKAGCDKWHDYEMTVAPYEKNKPIYYEFTACPAAEFAIRNGLADIMPALCNVDFASMELLHARLVRTTTCVDGCRCDYTICGDKDPYLKEHPEYRDENGYRRNRECSYR, encoded by the coding sequence ATGAAGGACAGCGAATTACAAATTGACCGTAACTGCCATGTGCTATATTCCAAACCCTGCAAAAAGGAAATTCTGGCGAAAATCACTCTGCACTATCCGGAGGTGGAGCGCGAGGTGGTCTGGGAGCAGGTGCAGCTGAGATACGCAGAGCTTCTTTCCAAGTGGCGCACCGACCTCGGCGGTAAAAAGAATTTTCACAACGGCGTAGGCGGCACCTACGACTGCATCGCCATCATGTGCTTTTACGATGTGTGCCGGGATGTGGTCACATTCCGCGAAATGGAAGAGATAGAAGGAAATCTGATTCTGCCGTCCTTCCGCAAACTGAAATTCGTGAACTGTAACATGCCGTTCTGGAAGAAACTGATGCACATAGCGTTCCTTCGGGCAAAAGCGGGCTGTGACAAGTGGCACGATTATGAAATGACGGTGGCTCCTTACGAAAAGAACAAGCCGATCTATTATGAATTTACCGCCTGTCCCGCAGCGGAATTTGCTATCAGAAACGGCCTTGCAGACATCATGCCCGCCCTGTGCAATGTGGATTTTGCATCCATGGAGCTGCTCCACGCAAGGCTGGTGCGGACGACCACCTGCGTGGACGGCTGCCGATGCGACTATACCATCTGCGGCGACAAGGATCCGTACTTAAAGGAGCATCCAGAATACCGGGACGAAAACGGATACAGGAGGAACAGGGAATGCTCTTACAGGTGA
- a CDS encoding L-2-amino-thiazoline-4-carboxylic acid hydrolase, with the protein MKYAGMPMGMWVLFSGSFQKQLTAVLGYDAATARAITKKAKPQYRQIIRRLPEFEKADRFKMNIVNCAMLGAFILSMPQRPEVDRLTDYYAKSMMTKPMQWFCRKSGKSKFTPKDIAAMKATAALKAADRNPYSWNMEFYEYPDGSGYEGRFTKCGICVLMKELGLYDLTPALCHLDYTMSEAGAATNFVRQYTLASGGPYCDCGYKKKGFVKAGTEAGR; encoded by the coding sequence ATGAAATACGCCGGGATGCCTATGGGAATGTGGGTGCTGTTTTCAGGCTCCTTTCAAAAGCAGCTGACCGCTGTGCTGGGCTATGATGCAGCCACCGCAAGAGCCATCACGAAAAAGGCAAAGCCGCAATACCGGCAGATCATCCGCAGGCTACCGGAGTTTGAAAAAGCGGACCGCTTCAAGATGAACATCGTCAACTGCGCAATGCTCGGCGCGTTCATCCTCTCCATGCCGCAACGTCCGGAGGTGGACAGGCTGACGGATTACTACGCAAAGTCCATGATGACAAAGCCCATGCAGTGGTTCTGCCGCAAGAGCGGAAAAAGCAAGTTTACCCCAAAGGATATTGCCGCCATGAAGGCCACCGCTGCTCTGAAAGCCGCCGACCGCAACCCCTACTCGTGGAACATGGAATTTTACGAATACCCTGACGGCAGCGGCTATGAAGGACGCTTTACCAAGTGCGGCATCTGTGTGCTGATGAAGGAACTGGGGCTGTACGATCTGACCCCTGCCCTGTGCCATCTGGACTACACCATGAGCGAAGCGGGCGCTGCGACGAACTTTGTGCGGCAGTACACTCTCGCCTCCGGCGGCCCATACTGCGACTGCGGGTATAAAAAGAAGGGCTTCGTGAAAGCTGGAACGGAGGCAGGACGATGA
- a CDS encoding ZIP family metal transporter, translating into MIQDAFWGILIPFLGTSLGAGCVFFLKNSLRDGIQRALTGFAAGVMVAASVWSLLIPAMEQAADLGRLSFFPAAVGFWLGILFLLLLDHFIPHLHQNSLQAEGPKSQLQRTTMMVLAVTLHNIPEGMAVGVVYAGYLAGTTQITAAGALALSLGIAIQNFPEGAIISMPLRAEGMKKGRAFWGGVLSGIVEPIGAVLTILAAGIVVPALPYLLSFAAGAMLYVVVEELIPEMSQGQHSNVGTVFFAVGFSVMMVLDVALG; encoded by the coding sequence ATGATACAAGACGCATTCTGGGGGATTTTGATCCCCTTTCTGGGCACAAGCCTTGGGGCGGGCTGTGTGTTCTTTTTGAAAAACTCTCTGCGTGACGGCATCCAGCGCGCCCTCACCGGCTTTGCCGCCGGAGTGATGGTGGCGGCATCGGTATGGAGCTTGCTGATCCCGGCTATGGAGCAGGCCGCGGATCTGGGCAGGCTGTCATTTTTCCCGGCGGCGGTGGGTTTCTGGCTGGGCATCCTGTTTTTGCTGCTGCTGGACCATTTCATCCCGCATCTGCACCAGAACAGCTTGCAGGCTGAAGGGCCAAAAAGCCAGCTCCAGCGCACCACCATGATGGTTCTGGCGGTGACGCTGCACAACATCCCGGAGGGCATGGCAGTGGGCGTGGTCTACGCCGGGTATCTTGCTGGGACTACTCAGATCACTGCCGCCGGGGCGCTGGCACTTTCCCTTGGCATTGCCATCCAGAACTTCCCGGAAGGTGCCATCATTTCCATGCCCCTGCGGGCGGAAGGAATGAAAAAAGGCCGGGCGTTCTGGGGCGGCGTACTGTCCGGCATCGTAGAGCCCATCGGGGCAGTGCTGACGATTCTGGCGGCAGGCATCGTGGTGCCCGCGTTGCCCTATCTGCTCAGCTTTGCCGCCGGAGCCATGCTGTATGTGGTGGTGGAGGAACTGATCCCGGAAATGTCCCAGGGGCAGCACTCTAACGTTGGCACGGTATTTTTCGCGGTGGGCTTCAGCGTGATGATGGTGCTGGACGTAGCACTGGGGTGA
- a CDS encoding C-GCAxxG-C-C family protein, with the protein MNIEERAAQAAAWKATGQCNCAQAVLKAFEDKLPVDADTLMKLGAGYAAGMGCMESTCGALIGAVMVAGIVTDGKGTPRISKELLQNFQEKCGATICKDLKGIENGAPLCPCPECVRNAVLALGEVLGE; encoded by the coding sequence ATGAACATCGAAGAACGGGCGGCACAGGCTGCCGCATGGAAAGCTACTGGACAGTGCAACTGTGCACAGGCGGTGCTGAAGGCATTTGAGGACAAGCTGCCGGTGGATGCCGACACCCTGATGAAGCTGGGCGCAGGCTATGCCGCCGGCATGGGCTGCATGGAGAGCACCTGCGGCGCACTGATCGGCGCTGTGATGGTGGCGGGCATCGTCACCGACGGCAAGGGCACACCCCGCATTTCCAAGGAGCTGCTGCAAAATTTTCAGGAAAAGTGCGGTGCTACCATCTGCAAGGATCTGAAGGGGATAGAGAACGGCGCACCGCTGTGCCCGTGCCCGGAGTGCGTCCGCAACGCTGTTCTGGCACTGGGCGAGGTGCTGGGAGAGTAA